A section of the Mesorhizobium loti genome encodes:
- a CDS encoding haloalkane dehalogenase, with protein MNSKIDMPQTGTTTARRSQVPVLDSTMSYVEAGASGPIVLFLHGNPTSSHIWRNIIPHVAPFGRCIAPDLIGYGQSGKPDIDYRFFDHVRYLDAFLDALDIGDAVVVAQDWGTALAFHLAARRPRRILGLAFMEFIRPFERWEDFHQRPQARETFKALRTPGVGEKLVLEDNVFVEKVLPASVLRTMSDDEMAAYRTPFPTPQSRKPVLRLPRELPIEGQPADVAAISEHDHRALRLSTYPKLLFAGDPGALISPQAAREFAAGLRNCRFINLGPGAHYLQEDHADAIGSAVAGWLPEVIQASRMSEVA; from the coding sequence ATGAACTCGAAAATCGACATGCCCCAGACGGGGACCACCACGGCAAGGCGTTCTCAGGTTCCCGTGCTCGATTCCACCATGTCTTATGTTGAAGCGGGCGCGTCTGGTCCGATCGTGTTGTTCCTGCACGGCAACCCCACTTCATCCCATATCTGGCGCAACATCATCCCGCATGTCGCGCCGTTCGGCCGCTGCATCGCGCCTGACCTGATCGGTTACGGCCAATCCGGCAAGCCCGATATCGACTATCGTTTCTTCGACCATGTCCGCTATCTCGACGCCTTCCTCGATGCGCTCGACATCGGCGATGCGGTGGTGGTCGCGCAGGATTGGGGCACTGCCCTTGCGTTTCATCTCGCGGCCAGGCGGCCGCGGCGCATCCTTGGCCTCGCTTTCATGGAATTCATCCGGCCCTTCGAGCGCTGGGAGGATTTTCACCAGCGTCCGCAAGCCCGCGAGACGTTCAAGGCGTTGCGCACGCCCGGTGTCGGCGAAAAACTGGTCCTCGAAGACAACGTGTTCGTCGAAAAGGTGCTGCCGGCCTCGGTGCTGCGCACAATGAGCGACGACGAGATGGCTGCTTACCGGACGCCGTTCCCGACGCCGCAATCGCGCAAGCCGGTGCTGCGCCTGCCGCGGGAACTGCCGATCGAGGGCCAGCCTGCCGACGTTGCCGCCATCAGCGAACACGACCACCGCGCGCTGCGGCTATCCACCTATCCGAAACTACTGTTCGCGGGCGATCCCGGTGCTTTGATCTCGCCGCAAGCGGCACGCGAATTCGCGGCCGGGCTGCGGAACTGCCGGTTCATCAATCTCGGGCCCGGCGCGCACTATCTGCAGGAAGATCATGCCGACGCCATCGGCAGCGCCGTTGCCGGCTGGCTTCCGGAGGTCATCCAGGCGAGCCGCATGAGCGAGGTGGCCTGA
- a CDS encoding TetR/AcrR family transcriptional regulator, with the protein MARQSLREKLLDAGFRTIWESGYAAAGVRDIVAAADARPGSFTNHFASKEEFAGEVLDRYFAYVGGLVEAALERDGTPPIGRLRRYLDVITSKLEAHDWARGCMIGNLSLETAVHSEPLRLRLVAIFERWRQPFAACIAEGQAAGDITRAFDAEDLADFLLSSWQGAMLRMKVERSPAPLERFKKIIFSTVFAKETAS; encoded by the coding sequence ATGGCTAGACAATCACTCCGCGAAAAACTTCTTGATGCCGGCTTCCGGACGATATGGGAGTCCGGCTATGCCGCGGCTGGCGTGCGCGACATCGTTGCTGCTGCCGACGCCCGGCCGGGCTCGTTCACCAACCATTTTGCCTCCAAGGAGGAATTCGCCGGCGAGGTGCTGGACCGCTACTTCGCCTATGTCGGCGGGCTGGTTGAAGCAGCGCTGGAGCGGGACGGCACGCCGCCCATCGGCAGGCTGCGCCGCTACCTCGACGTCATCACCTCGAAGCTTGAAGCGCATGACTGGGCGCGCGGCTGCATGATCGGCAATCTCAGCCTCGAGACAGCGGTGCACAGTGAGCCGCTGCGTTTGCGGCTCGTCGCCATTTTCGAGCGTTGGCGCCAGCCCTTCGCGGCCTGCATCGCCGAAGGCCAGGCGGCTGGCGACATCACCAGGGCGTTCGACGCCGAGGACCTCGCCGACTTCCTGCTGTCGTCCTGGCAAGGGGCAATGTTGCGCATGAAGGTCGAGCGCAGCCCGGCGCCGCTCGAGCGGTTCAAGAAAATCATCTTCAGCACGGTTTTTGCAAAGGAGACGGCGTCATGA
- a CDS encoding NAD(P)/FAD-dependent oxidoreductase, producing the protein MAAAKQFIVVGAGIIGASIAWHLAKAGAQVTVVSESGAGGVATPNSFAWINASWGNPEIYFRLRTRAMAEWKRLAKELPGLPLAWCGGLCWDLPADRLEAYAAEHSSWGYGIERVDRERAAQIEPDLAEPPEFAVYVAEEGVTEPVAAARALLADAERHGTRVIASTVSALAQTNGRITGVDTSHGLISADEVVLAAGVGAPDIAATAGISLPIETPPGLIVHSRPYKRLLNGLVHDEKLHMRQTAEGRIIAGSDFAGGDPGDDPAATARELFAVAKAALRGAGDLELDFHTVGYRPAPIDGFPIIGRAEGMDGLYIAVMHSGITLAPAVGLFAAREILYGERDPLLAPYGLSRFAQ; encoded by the coding sequence ATGGCTGCGGCGAAACAGTTTATCGTCGTCGGCGCCGGCATCATCGGCGCTTCGATCGCCTGGCACCTGGCCAAAGCCGGTGCACAGGTCACGGTCGTTTCCGAAAGCGGCGCGGGCGGCGTCGCGACGCCCAATTCCTTTGCCTGGATCAACGCCAGCTGGGGCAACCCCGAAATCTATTTCCGGCTGCGCACCCGCGCCATGGCCGAGTGGAAACGGCTGGCAAAAGAGTTGCCCGGGCTTCCGCTCGCCTGGTGCGGTGGCCTGTGCTGGGACCTGCCGGCTGACCGGCTCGAAGCCTACGCGGCCGAACACTCTTCATGGGGCTACGGCATCGAACGCGTTGACCGGGAGCGGGCGGCGCAAATCGAGCCCGACCTCGCCGAGCCCCCTGAATTCGCTGTTTATGTCGCCGAGGAAGGCGTGACCGAACCGGTCGCCGCGGCCAGGGCCCTGCTGGCCGATGCCGAACGGCATGGCACGCGGGTCATTGCCAGCACGGTCTCGGCGCTGGCCCAGACCAATGGCCGGATTACCGGCGTGGACACATCGCATGGGCTGATTTCCGCCGACGAGGTGGTGCTCGCCGCCGGCGTCGGCGCTCCGGACATTGCCGCCACGGCGGGGATCAGCCTGCCGATCGAGACGCCGCCTGGCCTGATTGTCCATTCGCGGCCATACAAAAGGCTGCTCAACGGCCTGGTGCACGACGAGAAGCTGCATATGCGCCAGACGGCCGAAGGCCGCATCATCGCCGGCTCGGATTTCGCCGGCGGCGATCCAGGCGATGACCCCGCCGCTACGGCGCGCGAATTGTTTGCAGTAGCGAAGGCGGCGTTGCGCGGCGCCGGGGATCTGGAACTCGATTTCCATACGGTCGGCTACCGGCCGGCGCCGATCGACGGCTTTCCCATCATCGGTCGCGCCGAGGGCATGGACGGCCTGTATATTGCCGTCATGCATTCCGGCATCACGCTGGCGCCGGCCGTCGGCCTGTTCGCCGCGAGGGAAATCCTCTACGGCGAGCGCGACCCGCTGCTGGCGCCCTATGGATTGTCGCGTTTCGCTCAGTAG
- a CDS encoding amidase, with protein sequence MEVAFSSTVDLASAIAQRKISAIDAVDAVLAQIDSRNEGVNAVIALDREGARERAKNADAALARGATPGPLHGVPFTLKDTHEAAGMKTTVGFPAFVDYVASRDSPVVARLKAAGGVLTARTNVATMLSDWQSNNPLFGRTNNPWNLERTAGGSSGGAAAAVAAGMTPFDVGTDMQDSIRLPAAFCGVYGLKPTEHRVSLAGAFPDPGGTARSVRLMSCLGPLARSVGDLSLIYRIIAGPDGRDTDLAPGPLEAMPKLDIRALRIAFAPSFRGFPVAAHIGAAVEDLAGNLRSAGATVEEAKLPRLDLHDDLAQGGALIGMMMEAAQPEPPAQPTSVSRWFEALARRDRSILAWDRFFDDWDALLCPVAMTTAFPHCDPGKPIEVDGREQSYWMLTAYGAVFNYSGHPALSMPYGEGPDGLPIGLQLVGKRWSESRLLGVAAAVEPFIGGFRRPPGY encoded by the coding sequence ATGGAAGTCGCCTTCTCCTCAACCGTCGACCTCGCTTCCGCGATAGCCCAGCGCAAAATCTCCGCTATCGACGCGGTCGACGCCGTTCTGGCGCAGATCGACAGCCGCAACGAAGGCGTCAACGCCGTCATTGCGCTCGACAGGGAAGGCGCTCGTGAGCGCGCCAAAAACGCCGACGCGGCACTCGCGCGCGGCGCCACGCCCGGGCCGCTGCACGGCGTTCCGTTCACCCTGAAGGACACGCACGAAGCCGCAGGCATGAAAACCACGGTCGGCTTCCCGGCCTTCGTCGACTATGTCGCCAGCCGCGACAGCCCGGTGGTTGCGAGGCTGAAGGCCGCCGGCGGCGTGCTGACGGCCAGGACCAATGTCGCGACCATGCTCTCCGACTGGCAGTCGAACAATCCGCTGTTCGGCCGCACCAACAATCCGTGGAACCTTGAGCGCACCGCCGGCGGCTCCAGCGGCGGCGCCGCCGCGGCGGTCGCCGCCGGGATGACGCCATTCGACGTCGGCACCGACATGCAGGATTCGATCCGCCTGCCTGCCGCCTTCTGCGGTGTCTATGGGCTGAAGCCGACGGAGCATCGCGTCTCGCTGGCCGGTGCCTTCCCGGACCCGGGCGGCACGGCGCGCAGCGTGCGGCTGATGTCCTGTCTCGGACCGCTGGCACGCAGCGTGGGCGATTTGTCGTTGATCTATCGGATCATCGCCGGGCCGGACGGGCGGGATACCGATCTTGCGCCGGGGCCGCTCGAGGCCATGCCGAAGCTCGACATCAGGGCATTGCGCATCGCCTTCGCGCCGTCCTTTCGCGGCTTCCCGGTGGCAGCGCACATCGGTGCGGCGGTCGAAGATCTCGCCGGAAATCTACGCTCGGCCGGGGCTACCGTGGAGGAAGCGAAACTGCCCAGGCTCGACCTGCACGACGATCTCGCGCAAGGCGGCGCGCTGATCGGCATGATGATGGAAGCTGCCCAACCCGAGCCCCCGGCGCAGCCGACATCGGTTTCGCGCTGGTTCGAGGCGCTCGCCCGCCGCGACAGATCCATTCTCGCTTGGGATCGGTTCTTCGACGACTGGGATGCACTGCTCTGCCCTGTCGCCATGACCACCGCCTTCCCGCATTGCGATCCGGGCAAGCCGATCGAGGTCGACGGTCGGGAACAGAGCTACTGGATGCTGACGGCCTACGGTGCCGTCTTCAACTACAGCGGCCATCCGGCACTTTCGATGCCGTATGGGGAAGGTCCCGACGGCCTGCCGATCGGCCTGCAACTGGTCGGCAAACGCTGGTCGGAATCGCGGCTGCTTGGTGTTGCGGCGGCGGTTGAGCCGTTCATCGGCGGCTTCCGTCGTCCGCCGGGCTACTGA
- a CDS encoding class II glutamine amidotransferase → MCRWAAYLGEAVFLEDILTAPCHSLIAQSHCAQEAKSPTNGDGFGLAWYGDRPEPGLYRDILPAWSDPNLKSLCRQIKSGLFLAHVRASTGGATSRMNCHPFISGRWSFMHNGQIGGFEKIRRALENSLSDAVFDQREGTTDSELFFLLMIDEGLAGDPQGAVSRATSRVLEASRRAGLEPALKLTAAFSDGQALHAVRYATDAHAPTLYTSILRKGGGRCIVSEPFDREGGDWQAIPPSSFVTMPRDGVSIRPFAPTAAKLALVG, encoded by the coding sequence ATGTGCCGTTGGGCGGCCTATCTCGGTGAAGCGGTCTTTCTCGAAGACATCCTCACGGCGCCCTGTCACTCGTTGATCGCCCAGAGCCATTGCGCTCAGGAGGCGAAGTCACCGACCAACGGCGACGGCTTTGGCCTTGCCTGGTACGGCGACCGTCCGGAGCCCGGCCTCTACCGCGACATTCTGCCGGCCTGGTCAGATCCCAATCTGAAGAGCCTGTGCCGCCAGATCAAATCCGGCCTGTTCCTCGCCCATGTGCGGGCCTCGACCGGCGGCGCCACCAGCCGCATGAACTGCCATCCCTTCATCTCCGGCCGCTGGTCGTTCATGCATAACGGCCAGATAGGCGGTTTCGAGAAAATCCGTCGCGCGCTGGAGAATTCATTGTCCGATGCCGTCTTCGACCAGCGCGAAGGCACCACCGATTCCGAACTCTTTTTTCTCCTCATGATCGACGAAGGATTGGCCGGCGACCCGCAGGGCGCGGTGTCGCGCGCCACCAGCCGGGTTCTCGAAGCCTCGCGCCGCGCCGGCCTCGAACCGGCACTCAAACTCACCGCCGCCTTCTCGGACGGGCAGGCGCTGCACGCGGTTCGCTATGCCACCGATGCGCATGCGCCGACACTCTACACCTCTATCCTGCGCAAGGGCGGCGGCCGCTGCATCGTCTCCGAGCCCTTCGACCGCGAAGGCGGCGACTGGCAGGCGATCCCGCCGTCGAGCTTTGTCACAATGCCCCGGGATGGGGTCAGCATTCGCCCGTTTGCGCCAACAGCGGCGAAGCTGGCGCTGGTAGGGTAA
- a CDS encoding DUF6356 family protein: MSVASIFTSHPAKVGETYFGHMAFAAWFSSRLLMAAGAALVHAFLPFLFETTASRIVRELYERTHNRGTHATREPAALPDRA, translated from the coding sequence ATGTCGGTCGCAAGCATCTTTACCTCTCATCCGGCAAAGGTCGGCGAAACCTATTTCGGCCATATGGCCTTCGCCGCCTGGTTTTCCTCGCGTTTGCTGATGGCGGCGGGTGCCGCGCTCGTTCACGCTTTCTTGCCGTTTCTCTTCGAGACTACCGCAAGCCGAATCGTCCGTGAGCTTTACGAGCGGACGCACAACAGAGGCACACACGCTACCAGGGAGCCCGCGGCTCTCCCGGATCGCGCCTAG